Proteins encoded in a region of the Perognathus longimembris pacificus isolate PPM17 chromosome 11, ASM2315922v1, whole genome shotgun sequence genome:
- the Kif21b gene encoding kinesin-like protein KIF21B isoform X1: MAGQGDCCVKVAVRIRPQLSKEKIEGCHICTSVTPGEPQVLLGKDKAFTYDFVFDLDTWQEQIYSTCVSKLIEGCFEGYNATVLAYGQTGAGKTYTMGTGFDTAMAEEEQGIIPRAIAHLFRGITERKQRAQEQGVTGPEFKVSAQFLELYNEEILDLFDSTRDPDARHRRSNIKIHEDANGGIYTTGVTSRLINSQEELIQCLKQGALSRTTASTQMNVQSSRSHAIFTIHLCQMRVCSQPDVVNEAMTGLPDGQAPAGEYETLTAKFHFVDLAGSERLKRTGATGERAKEGISINCGLLALGNVISALGDQSKKVVHVPYRDSKLTRLLQDSLGGNSQTIMIACVSPSDRDFMETLNTLKYANRARNIKNKVVVNQDKTSQQISALRAEIARLQMELMEYKAGKRVIGEDGTEGYSDLFRENAMLQKENGALRLRVKAMQEAIDAINNRVTHLMSQEANLLLAKAGDGNEAIGALIQNYIREIEELRTKLLESEAMNESLRRSLSRASARSPYSLSASPAGPAFAASPASSMEDATEVIRRAKQDLERLKKKEVRQRRKSPDKEAFKKRAKLQQENSEETDENEAEEEEEERDESGCEEEEGHEDEDEDSGSEESLVDSDSDPEEKEVNFQADLADLTCEIEIKQKLIDELENSQRRLQTLKHQYEEKLILLQNKIRDTQLERDRVLQNLSTMECYTEEKANKIKADYEKRLREMNRDLQKLQAAQKEHARLLKNQSRYERELKKLQAEVAEMKKAKVALMKQMREEQQRRRLVETKRNREIAQLKKEQRRQEFQIRALESQKRQQEIVLRRKTQEVSALRRLAKPMSERVAGRVVSKPAMLDSGAEVSASTTSSEAESGARSVSSIVRQWNRKINHFLGDHPTSTVNGSRPARKKFQKKGASQSFSKAARLKWQSLERRIIDIVMQRMTIVNLEADMERLIKKREELFLLQEALRRKRERLQAESPEEEKGLQELAEEIEVLAANIDYINDSITDCQATIVQLEETKEELDSTDTSVVISSCSLAEARLLLDNFLKASIDKGLQVAQKEAQIRLLEGRLRQTDMASTSQNHLLLDALREKAEAHPELQALIYNVQQENGYASTDEEVSEFSEGSFSQSFTMKGSTSHDDFKFKGEPKLSAQMKAVSAECLGPPLDISTKNITKSLASLVEIKEDGVGFSIRDPYYRDKVSRTVSLPTRGNTFPRQSRGADTSPLTRRKSYDRGQPIRSTDVGFTPPSSPPTRPRNDRNVFSRLTSNQSQGSALDKSDESDSSLSEVLRGVITPVGGAKGARTAPLQCVSMAEGHTKPILCLDATDELLFTGSKDRSCKMWNLVTGQEIAALKGHPNNVVSIKYCSHSGLVFSVSTCYVKVWDIRDSAKCVRTLTSSGQVISGDACAAPSTRAITSAQGEHQINQMALSPSGTMLYVASGNAVRIWELSRFQPIGKLTGHIGPVMCLTVTQTASQHDLVVTGSKDHYVKLFQLGDCVTGTISPTHNFEPPHYDGIECLAIQGGILFSGSRDNGIKKWDLEQQELIQQIPNAHKDWVCALAFVPGRPMLLSACRAGVIKVWNVDNFTPIGEIKGHDSPINAICTNSKHIFTASSDLTVKLWSIRRLQATHPRS, from the exons GATTCGGCCCCAGCTGTCGAAGGAGAAAATTGAAGGCTGTCATATTTGTACCTCTGTCACCCCGGGGGAGCCCCAGGTCCTGCTGGGGAAGGACAAGGCCTTCACCTATGACTTTGTCTTCGACCTGGACACCTGGCAGGAACAGATCTATTCGACCTGTGTGAGCAAGCTCATTGAGGGCTGCTTCGAGGGCTACAATGCTACAGTGCTGGCCTACGGGCAG ACAGGGGCCGGCAAGACGTACACCATGGGCACTGGCTTTGACACGGCGATGGCGGAGGAGGAGCAGGGCATCATCCCCAGAGCCATCGCGCATCTCTTCCGGGGCATCACGGAACGCAAGCAGCGAGCACAGGAGCAGGGCGTgactgggcctgagttcaaagtcagcgcTCAGTTTCTGGAG CTGTACAATGAGGAGATACTAGATCTGTTTGACAGCACCCGCGACCCCGATGCCCGCCACCGCAGGTCCAACATCAAGATACACGAGGATGCCAACGGCGGCATCTATACCACGGGCGTCACGTCTCGCCTCATCAACTCCCAGGAGGAG CTGATCCAGTGCCTGAAGCAGGGTGCCCTGTCCCGCACCACCGCCAGCACCCAGATGAATGTGCAGAGCTCCCGCTCCCACGCCATCTTCACCATCCACCTGTGCCAAATGCGCGTGTGCTCCCAGCCTGATGTG GTGAACGAGGCGATGACGGGGCTCCCCGACGGTCAAGCCCCCGCCGGCGAGTATGAGACGCTCACCGCTAAGTTTCACTTTGTGGACCTGGCTGGCTCCGAGCGGCTGAAGCGGACGGGGGCCACGGGCGAGCGGGCCAAGGAGGGCATCTCCATCAACTGTGGCCTG CTGGCCTTGGGCAACGTGATCAGCGCCTTGGGAGACCAGAGCAAGAAGGTGGTCCACGTGCCCTACAGGGACTCCAAGCTCACCCGGCTCCTCCAGGACTCTCTGGGGGGCAACAG CCAGACCATCATGATTGCCTGTGTGAGCCCCTCGGATCGGGATTTCATGGAGACCCTCAACACTCTGAAGTATGCTAACCGGGCTCGCAACATCAAGAACAAGGTGGTGGTGAACCAGGACAAGACCAGCCAGCAGATCAGCGCGCTGCGGGCTGAGATCGCACGGCTGCAGATGGAGCTGATGGAGTACAAGGCG GGCAAGCGGGTGATTGGGGAGGATGGCACTGAGGGCTACAGTGACCTGTTCCGGGAGAACGCCATGCTGCAGAAGGAGAACGGGGCGCTGCGGCTGCGGGTGAAGGCCATGCAGGAGGCCATCGATGCCATCAACAACCGCGTCACCCACCTCATGAGCCAGGAGGCCAACCTGCTTCTAGCCAAGGCTG GTGATGGCAACGAGGCCATCGGCGCCCTGATCCAGAACTACATCCGGGAGATCGAGGAGCTTCG GACAAAGCTCCTGGAGAGTGAGGCCATGAACGAGTCCCTCCGCCGCAGCCTGTCTCGGGCCTCAGCACGGAGCCCCTACTCCCTGAGTGCGTCTCCAGCGGGCCCGGCCTTCGCGGCCAGCCCAGCCAGCTCCATGGAAGACGCTACTGAGGTGATCCGAAGGGCCAAGCAGGACCTGGAGCGGCTAAAGAAGAAGGAGGTCAGACAGCGGAGGAAGAG CCCAGACAAGGAAGCCTTCAAAAAGAGGGCAAAACTGCAACAGGAGAACAGTGAGGAGACAGACGAGAATGAGGCTGAGGAG GAAGAGGAAGAACGAGACGAGAGCGgctgtgaggaggaggaaggccatgaggatgaagatgaggactCGGGCAGTGAAGAGAGCCTGGTAGACTCAGACTCAGACCCAGAGGAAAAGG AGGTGAACTTCCAGGCCGACCTGGCCGACCTGACGTGTGAGATCGAGATCAAGCAGAAGCTGATCGACGAGCTGGAGAACAGCCAGCGGCGGCTGCAGACGCTCAAGCACCAGTACGAGGAGAAGCTGATCCTGCTGCAGAACAAGATCCGAGACACGCAGCTGGAGCGCGACCGCGTGCTGCAGAACCTCA GTACCATGGAGTGCTACACGGAGGAGAAGGCCAACAAGATCAAGGCCGATTATGAGAAGAGGCTGCGGGAGATGAACCGGGACCTGCAGAAGCTGCAAGCCGCACAGAAAGAGCATGCTCGGCTGCTCAAGAACCAGTCACGCTACGAGAGGGAGCTGAAGAAGCTGCAGGCCGAGGTGGCGGAGATGAAGAAGGCCAAG GTGGCCCTGATGAAGCAGATGCGGGAGGAGCAGCAGCGGAGGAGGCTGGTGGAGACCAAGAGGAACCGGGAGATCGCCCAGCTCAAGAAGGAGCAGCGGCGGCAGGAG TTTCAGATCCGGGCCCTGGAGTCCCAGAAGCGGCAGCAGGAAATAGTCCTGAGGAGGAAAACCCAGGAG GTTTCTGCCCTTCGGCGCCTGGCCAAGCCCATGTCTGAGCGGGTGGCAGGGCGCGTGGTGTCAAAGCCGGCCATGCTGGATTCTGGGGCCGAGGTGTCGGCCAGCACCACCTCATCCGAGGCTGAGTCAGGGGCCCGCTCCGTCTCCAGCATTGTGCGCCAGTGGAATCGTAAAATCAACCACTTCCTGGGGGACCACCCCACGTCCACTGTCAATGGCAGCCGCCCAGCTAG AAAGAAGTTCCAGAAGAAGGGGGCCAGCCAGAGCTTCAGCAAGGCCgccaggctcaagtggcagtcGCTGGAGCGGAGGATCATCGACATCGTCATGCAGAGGATGACCATCGTCAACCTGGAGGCCGACATGGAGAGGCTCATCAAG AAAAGAGAGGAGCTGTTCCTCCTGCAAGAGGCTCTCCGGAGGAAGCGGGAGCGGCTGCAGGCCGAGAGTCCCGAGGAAGAGAAGGGGCTGCAGGAGCTGGCGGAGGAGATTGAGGTGCTGGCCGCCAACATCGACTACATCAACGACAGCATCACTGACTGCCAGGCCACCATTGTGCAGCTGGAGGAGACCAAG GAGGAACTGGACTCCACAGACACATCGGTGGTCATCAGCTCCTGCTCCCTGGCCGAAGCTCGCCTCCTGCTGGACAACTTCCTCAAGGCATCCATTGACAAg GGGCTGCAAGTGGCACAGAAGGAGGCCCAGATCCGGCTGCTGGAGGGACGTCTGAGGCAGACAGACATGGCGAGCACCTCCCAGAACCACCTGCTCTTGGATGCCCTGCGTGAGAAGGCAGAGGCCCACCCTGAGCTGCAGGCCCTCATCTACAATGTCCAGCAGG agAACGGCTATGCCAGCACAGATGAGGAGGTCTCGGAGTTCTCCGAGGGGAG CTTCTCCCAGTCATTCACCATGAAAGGTTCCACCAGCCATGATGACTTCAAGTTCAAG GGTGAGCCCAAGCTGTCTGCGCAAATGAAAGCTGTGTCCGCTGAGTGCCTGGGCCCCCCGCTGGACATCTCGACCAAGAACATCACCAAGTCCCTGGCGTCCCTGGTGGAGATCAAGGAGGACGGAGTGGGCTTCTCCATCCGGGACCCCTACTACCGGGACAAGGTCTCACGCACCGTCAGCCTGCCCACGCGGGGCAACACTTT TCCCCGGCAGTCTCGAGGCGCCGATACATCCCCTCTGACCCGGAGGAAGTCATACGACCGCGGGCAGCCCATCAG GTCCACAGACGTGGGATTcacacctccttcctcccctcccactcGCCCCAGGAATGACCGCAATGTCTTCTCTCGGCTCACTAGCAATCAGAGCCAGGGGTCAGCGCTGGACAA GTCTGATGAGAGCGACTCCTCTTTGTCGGAGGTCTTGAG GGGCGTCATCACCCCCGTTGGAGGAGCTAAGGGTGCGAGGACAGCCCCGCTGCAGTGTGTCTCCATGGCCGAGGGCCACACCAAGCCCATCCTCTGCCTGGACGCCACGGACGAGCTGCTGTTCACTGGGTCCAAAG ACCGGAGCTGCAAGATGTGGAATTTGGTTACGGGACAGGAGATCGCAGCTCTAAAGGGCCACCCCAACAACGTGGTCTCCATCAAGTACTGCAGCCACTCAGGCCTCGTGTTCTCCGTGTCCACCTGCTACGTCAAGGTGTGGGACATCCGGGACTCGGCCAAGTGCGTGCGCACCCTCAC GTCCTCGGGCCAGGTGATCTCAGGAGACGCCTGTGCGGCCCCATCCACACGGGCCATCACCAGCGCCCAGGGCGAGCACCAGATCAACCAGATGGCCCTCAGCCCCTCGGGCACCATGCTGTATGTCGCCTCGGGCAACGCCGTCCGCATCTGGGAACTCAGCAG GTTCCAGCCCATTGGCAAGCTGACGGGCCACATTGGTCCTGTGATGTGTCTGACTGTCACCCAGACTGCCAGCCAGCACGACCTGGTGGTGACTGGCTCCAAGGACCACTATGTGAAG CTGTTCCAGCTGGGGGACTGTGTGACCGGCACCATCAGCCCCACCCACAACTTTGAGCCCCCGCACTACGACGGCATCGAGTGTCTGGCCATCCAGGGCGGCATCCTGTTCAGCGGCTCCAGGGACAACGGCATCAAGAAGTGGGACCTGGAGCAGCAGGAGCTCATCcag CAAATCCCCAACGCGCACAAGGACTGGGTGTGCGCGCTGGCCTTCGTCCCCGGCCGCCCCATGCTGCTCAGCGCCTGCCGCGCGGGCGTCATCAAGGTGTGGAACGTGGACAACTTCACGCCCATCGGGGAGATCAAGGGCCACGACAGCCCCATCAACGCCATCTGCACCAACAGCAAGCACATCTTCACCGCCTCCAG TGACCTGACCGTGAAGCTCTGGAGCATTCGGCGGCTGCAGGCGACCCACCCCAGGAGCTAG
- the Kif21b gene encoding kinesin-like protein KIF21B isoform X2, with protein MAGQGDCCVKVAVRIRPQLSKEKIEGCHICTSVTPGEPQVLLGKDKAFTYDFVFDLDTWQEQIYSTCVSKLIEGCFEGYNATVLAYGQTGAGKTYTMGTGFDTAMAEEEQGIIPRAIAHLFRGITERKQRAQEQGVTGPEFKVSAQFLELYNEEILDLFDSTRDPDARHRRSNIKIHEDANGGIYTTGVTSRLINSQEELIQCLKQGALSRTTASTQMNVQSSRSHAIFTIHLCQMRVCSQPDVVNEAMTGLPDGQAPAGEYETLTAKFHFVDLAGSERLKRTGATGERAKEGISINCGLLALGNVISALGDQSKKVVHVPYRDSKLTRLLQDSLGGNSQTIMIACVSPSDRDFMETLNTLKYANRARNIKNKVVVNQDKTSQQISALRAEIARLQMELMEYKAGKRVIGEDGTEGYSDLFRENAMLQKENGALRLRVKAMQEAIDAINNRVTHLMSQEANLLLAKAGDGNEAIGALIQNYIREIEELRTKLLESEAMNESLRRSLSRASARSPYSLSASPAGPAFAASPASSMEDATEVIRRAKQDLERLKKKEVRQRRKSPDKEAFKKRAKLQQENSEETDENEAEEEEEERDESGCEEEEGHEDEDEDSGSEESLVDSDSDPEEKEVNFQADLADLTCEIEIKQKLIDELENSQRRLQTLKHQYEEKLILLQNKIRDTQLERDRVLQNLSTMECYTEEKANKIKADYEKRLREMNRDLQKLQAAQKEHARLLKNQSRYERELKKLQAEVAEMKKAKVALMKQMREEQQRRRLVETKRNREIAQLKKEQRRQEFQIRALESQKRQQEIVLRRKTQEVSALRRLAKPMSERVAGRVVSKPAMLDSGAEVSASTTSSEAESGARSVSSIVRQWNRKINHFLGDHPTSTVNGSRPARKKFQKKGASQSFSKAARLKWQSLERRIIDIVMQRMTIVNLEADMERLIKKREELFLLQEALRRKRERLQAESPEEEKGLQELAEEIEVLAANIDYINDSITDCQATIVQLEETKEELDSTDTSVVISSCSLAEARLLLDNFLKASIDKGLQVAQKEAQIRLLEGRLRQTDMASTSQNHLLLDALREKAEAHPELQALIYNVQQENGYASTDEEVSEFSEGSFSQSFTMKGSTSHDDFKFKGEPKLSAQMKAVSAECLGPPLDISTKNITKSLASLVEIKEDGVGFSIRDPYYRDKVSRTVSLPTRGNTFPRQSRGADTSPLTRRKSYDRGQPIRSTDVGFTPPSSPPTRPRNDRNVFSRLTSNQSQGSALDKGVITPVGGAKGARTAPLQCVSMAEGHTKPILCLDATDELLFTGSKDRSCKMWNLVTGQEIAALKGHPNNVVSIKYCSHSGLVFSVSTCYVKVWDIRDSAKCVRTLTSSGQVISGDACAAPSTRAITSAQGEHQINQMALSPSGTMLYVASGNAVRIWELSRFQPIGKLTGHIGPVMCLTVTQTASQHDLVVTGSKDHYVKLFQLGDCVTGTISPTHNFEPPHYDGIECLAIQGGILFSGSRDNGIKKWDLEQQELIQQIPNAHKDWVCALAFVPGRPMLLSACRAGVIKVWNVDNFTPIGEIKGHDSPINAICTNSKHIFTASSDLTVKLWSIRRLQATHPRS; from the exons GATTCGGCCCCAGCTGTCGAAGGAGAAAATTGAAGGCTGTCATATTTGTACCTCTGTCACCCCGGGGGAGCCCCAGGTCCTGCTGGGGAAGGACAAGGCCTTCACCTATGACTTTGTCTTCGACCTGGACACCTGGCAGGAACAGATCTATTCGACCTGTGTGAGCAAGCTCATTGAGGGCTGCTTCGAGGGCTACAATGCTACAGTGCTGGCCTACGGGCAG ACAGGGGCCGGCAAGACGTACACCATGGGCACTGGCTTTGACACGGCGATGGCGGAGGAGGAGCAGGGCATCATCCCCAGAGCCATCGCGCATCTCTTCCGGGGCATCACGGAACGCAAGCAGCGAGCACAGGAGCAGGGCGTgactgggcctgagttcaaagtcagcgcTCAGTTTCTGGAG CTGTACAATGAGGAGATACTAGATCTGTTTGACAGCACCCGCGACCCCGATGCCCGCCACCGCAGGTCCAACATCAAGATACACGAGGATGCCAACGGCGGCATCTATACCACGGGCGTCACGTCTCGCCTCATCAACTCCCAGGAGGAG CTGATCCAGTGCCTGAAGCAGGGTGCCCTGTCCCGCACCACCGCCAGCACCCAGATGAATGTGCAGAGCTCCCGCTCCCACGCCATCTTCACCATCCACCTGTGCCAAATGCGCGTGTGCTCCCAGCCTGATGTG GTGAACGAGGCGATGACGGGGCTCCCCGACGGTCAAGCCCCCGCCGGCGAGTATGAGACGCTCACCGCTAAGTTTCACTTTGTGGACCTGGCTGGCTCCGAGCGGCTGAAGCGGACGGGGGCCACGGGCGAGCGGGCCAAGGAGGGCATCTCCATCAACTGTGGCCTG CTGGCCTTGGGCAACGTGATCAGCGCCTTGGGAGACCAGAGCAAGAAGGTGGTCCACGTGCCCTACAGGGACTCCAAGCTCACCCGGCTCCTCCAGGACTCTCTGGGGGGCAACAG CCAGACCATCATGATTGCCTGTGTGAGCCCCTCGGATCGGGATTTCATGGAGACCCTCAACACTCTGAAGTATGCTAACCGGGCTCGCAACATCAAGAACAAGGTGGTGGTGAACCAGGACAAGACCAGCCAGCAGATCAGCGCGCTGCGGGCTGAGATCGCACGGCTGCAGATGGAGCTGATGGAGTACAAGGCG GGCAAGCGGGTGATTGGGGAGGATGGCACTGAGGGCTACAGTGACCTGTTCCGGGAGAACGCCATGCTGCAGAAGGAGAACGGGGCGCTGCGGCTGCGGGTGAAGGCCATGCAGGAGGCCATCGATGCCATCAACAACCGCGTCACCCACCTCATGAGCCAGGAGGCCAACCTGCTTCTAGCCAAGGCTG GTGATGGCAACGAGGCCATCGGCGCCCTGATCCAGAACTACATCCGGGAGATCGAGGAGCTTCG GACAAAGCTCCTGGAGAGTGAGGCCATGAACGAGTCCCTCCGCCGCAGCCTGTCTCGGGCCTCAGCACGGAGCCCCTACTCCCTGAGTGCGTCTCCAGCGGGCCCGGCCTTCGCGGCCAGCCCAGCCAGCTCCATGGAAGACGCTACTGAGGTGATCCGAAGGGCCAAGCAGGACCTGGAGCGGCTAAAGAAGAAGGAGGTCAGACAGCGGAGGAAGAG CCCAGACAAGGAAGCCTTCAAAAAGAGGGCAAAACTGCAACAGGAGAACAGTGAGGAGACAGACGAGAATGAGGCTGAGGAG GAAGAGGAAGAACGAGACGAGAGCGgctgtgaggaggaggaaggccatgaggatgaagatgaggactCGGGCAGTGAAGAGAGCCTGGTAGACTCAGACTCAGACCCAGAGGAAAAGG AGGTGAACTTCCAGGCCGACCTGGCCGACCTGACGTGTGAGATCGAGATCAAGCAGAAGCTGATCGACGAGCTGGAGAACAGCCAGCGGCGGCTGCAGACGCTCAAGCACCAGTACGAGGAGAAGCTGATCCTGCTGCAGAACAAGATCCGAGACACGCAGCTGGAGCGCGACCGCGTGCTGCAGAACCTCA GTACCATGGAGTGCTACACGGAGGAGAAGGCCAACAAGATCAAGGCCGATTATGAGAAGAGGCTGCGGGAGATGAACCGGGACCTGCAGAAGCTGCAAGCCGCACAGAAAGAGCATGCTCGGCTGCTCAAGAACCAGTCACGCTACGAGAGGGAGCTGAAGAAGCTGCAGGCCGAGGTGGCGGAGATGAAGAAGGCCAAG GTGGCCCTGATGAAGCAGATGCGGGAGGAGCAGCAGCGGAGGAGGCTGGTGGAGACCAAGAGGAACCGGGAGATCGCCCAGCTCAAGAAGGAGCAGCGGCGGCAGGAG TTTCAGATCCGGGCCCTGGAGTCCCAGAAGCGGCAGCAGGAAATAGTCCTGAGGAGGAAAACCCAGGAG GTTTCTGCCCTTCGGCGCCTGGCCAAGCCCATGTCTGAGCGGGTGGCAGGGCGCGTGGTGTCAAAGCCGGCCATGCTGGATTCTGGGGCCGAGGTGTCGGCCAGCACCACCTCATCCGAGGCTGAGTCAGGGGCCCGCTCCGTCTCCAGCATTGTGCGCCAGTGGAATCGTAAAATCAACCACTTCCTGGGGGACCACCCCACGTCCACTGTCAATGGCAGCCGCCCAGCTAG AAAGAAGTTCCAGAAGAAGGGGGCCAGCCAGAGCTTCAGCAAGGCCgccaggctcaagtggcagtcGCTGGAGCGGAGGATCATCGACATCGTCATGCAGAGGATGACCATCGTCAACCTGGAGGCCGACATGGAGAGGCTCATCAAG AAAAGAGAGGAGCTGTTCCTCCTGCAAGAGGCTCTCCGGAGGAAGCGGGAGCGGCTGCAGGCCGAGAGTCCCGAGGAAGAGAAGGGGCTGCAGGAGCTGGCGGAGGAGATTGAGGTGCTGGCCGCCAACATCGACTACATCAACGACAGCATCACTGACTGCCAGGCCACCATTGTGCAGCTGGAGGAGACCAAG GAGGAACTGGACTCCACAGACACATCGGTGGTCATCAGCTCCTGCTCCCTGGCCGAAGCTCGCCTCCTGCTGGACAACTTCCTCAAGGCATCCATTGACAAg GGGCTGCAAGTGGCACAGAAGGAGGCCCAGATCCGGCTGCTGGAGGGACGTCTGAGGCAGACAGACATGGCGAGCACCTCCCAGAACCACCTGCTCTTGGATGCCCTGCGTGAGAAGGCAGAGGCCCACCCTGAGCTGCAGGCCCTCATCTACAATGTCCAGCAGG agAACGGCTATGCCAGCACAGATGAGGAGGTCTCGGAGTTCTCCGAGGGGAG CTTCTCCCAGTCATTCACCATGAAAGGTTCCACCAGCCATGATGACTTCAAGTTCAAG GGTGAGCCCAAGCTGTCTGCGCAAATGAAAGCTGTGTCCGCTGAGTGCCTGGGCCCCCCGCTGGACATCTCGACCAAGAACATCACCAAGTCCCTGGCGTCCCTGGTGGAGATCAAGGAGGACGGAGTGGGCTTCTCCATCCGGGACCCCTACTACCGGGACAAGGTCTCACGCACCGTCAGCCTGCCCACGCGGGGCAACACTTT TCCCCGGCAGTCTCGAGGCGCCGATACATCCCCTCTGACCCGGAGGAAGTCATACGACCGCGGGCAGCCCATCAG GTCCACAGACGTGGGATTcacacctccttcctcccctcccactcGCCCCAGGAATGACCGCAATGTCTTCTCTCGGCTCACTAGCAATCAGAGCCAGGGGTCAGCGCTGGACAA GGGCGTCATCACCCCCGTTGGAGGAGCTAAGGGTGCGAGGACAGCCCCGCTGCAGTGTGTCTCCATGGCCGAGGGCCACACCAAGCCCATCCTCTGCCTGGACGCCACGGACGAGCTGCTGTTCACTGGGTCCAAAG ACCGGAGCTGCAAGATGTGGAATTTGGTTACGGGACAGGAGATCGCAGCTCTAAAGGGCCACCCCAACAACGTGGTCTCCATCAAGTACTGCAGCCACTCAGGCCTCGTGTTCTCCGTGTCCACCTGCTACGTCAAGGTGTGGGACATCCGGGACTCGGCCAAGTGCGTGCGCACCCTCAC GTCCTCGGGCCAGGTGATCTCAGGAGACGCCTGTGCGGCCCCATCCACACGGGCCATCACCAGCGCCCAGGGCGAGCACCAGATCAACCAGATGGCCCTCAGCCCCTCGGGCACCATGCTGTATGTCGCCTCGGGCAACGCCGTCCGCATCTGGGAACTCAGCAG GTTCCAGCCCATTGGCAAGCTGACGGGCCACATTGGTCCTGTGATGTGTCTGACTGTCACCCAGACTGCCAGCCAGCACGACCTGGTGGTGACTGGCTCCAAGGACCACTATGTGAAG CTGTTCCAGCTGGGGGACTGTGTGACCGGCACCATCAGCCCCACCCACAACTTTGAGCCCCCGCACTACGACGGCATCGAGTGTCTGGCCATCCAGGGCGGCATCCTGTTCAGCGGCTCCAGGGACAACGGCATCAAGAAGTGGGACCTGGAGCAGCAGGAGCTCATCcag CAAATCCCCAACGCGCACAAGGACTGGGTGTGCGCGCTGGCCTTCGTCCCCGGCCGCCCCATGCTGCTCAGCGCCTGCCGCGCGGGCGTCATCAAGGTGTGGAACGTGGACAACTTCACGCCCATCGGGGAGATCAAGGGCCACGACAGCCCCATCAACGCCATCTGCACCAACAGCAAGCACATCTTCACCGCCTCCAG TGACCTGACCGTGAAGCTCTGGAGCATTCGGCGGCTGCAGGCGACCCACCCCAGGAGCTAG